A genomic stretch from Aedes albopictus strain Foshan chromosome 2, AalbF5, whole genome shotgun sequence includes:
- the LOC109407834 gene encoding stress-induced-phosphoprotein 1, whose product MASKEEENLPENKKLARKEKELGNEAYKKKDFATALSHYNAAVQQDPTDITFHNNIAAVYFEQKEFQKCIAECEKAVEVGRENRADYKLIAKAFTRIGNAYRKMEDYKSAKTYFEKSLSEHRTPDVKALLSDTEKKIKEQERLAYINPAKAEEEKEKGNEFFKKGDYSAAVKHYTEAIQRNPEDAKLYSNRAACYTKLAAFDLGLKDCDTCVKLDETFIKGWIRKGKILQVMQKPSEAHTAYQKALEIDPNNAEALEGYRACTMAVHSDPKEVWKKAMNDPEVQQILKDPAMRLILEQMQNDPKAVQEHLKNPQVASKIQKLLESGIIQIY is encoded by the exons ATGGCATCCAAGGAGGAGGAGAATCTTCCAGAGAACAAGAAACTTGCCCGCAAAGAGAAAGAGCTAGGAAACGAAGCCTACAAGAAGAAGGATTTCGCGACCGCTCTGAGCCACTACAATGCGGCCGTCCAGCAGGATCCCACGGATATCACATTCCACAACAATATTGCCGCAGTGTACTTTGAGCAGAAAGAGTTCCAGAAATGTATCGCCGAGTGCGAAAAGGCTGTCGAAGTGGGGCGTGAGAACCGTGCGGATTACAAGCTGATTGCGAAAGCTTTTACGCGAATCGGGAATGCCTACCGGAAGATGGAAGATTACAAATCGGCCAAGACGTATTTTGAAAAGAGTCTTTCCGAGCATCGAACACCGGATGTGAAAGCGCTGCTGAGTGACACGGAGAAGAAAATTAAGGAACAAGAAAGACTGGCTTACATAAACCCGGCGAAGGCGGAAGAGGAGAAAGAGAAGGGTAACGAGTTTTTCAAAAAGGGCGATTACAGCGCGGCGGTCAAACACTATACGGAAGCTATCCAACGTAATCCGGAAGATGCTAAGTTGTACAGCAATCGAGCAGCTTGCTACACGAAACTGGCCGCTTTTGACCTCGGTCTCAAGGACTGCGACACTTGCGTCAAACTAGACGAAACCTTCATCAAGGGCTGGATCCGCAAGGGGAAAATTCTGCAAGTCATGCAGAAACCGTCCGAAGCTCATACCGCCTACCAGAAAGCGTTGGAAATCGACCCGAATAACGCCGAAGCACTGGAAGGTTACCGAGCCTGCACGATGGCAGTCCACTCCGACCCCAAAGAAGTCTGGAAAAAGGCCATGAACGATCCGGAAGTGCAGCAAATTCTTAAGGATCCCGCCATGCGTTTGATCCTTGAGCAGATGCAGAACGATCCGAAGGCCGTTCAAGA GCATCTGAAGAATCCTCAGGTGGCATCGAAGATTCAGAAACTGCTCGAGTCGGGCATCATCCAAATCTACTAA